CGGTACCGCTTCGAGAACGTGCACTTTCGCGGCCGCGAGATCGTCGACGATCTGCTGGCGCGCGGACAGGGCGGCCTGCTGGTCACCGGCCATGTCGGATGCCTCGAGCTCTGCCAGGCGGTGGCGGGGCATCAGTCGGGAATGCGCCTGACGATCCTGGTGCACACCTTGCACGCCGAACGCTTCAACCGGCTGCTGCGCCGGCTCGATCCGCACAGCCGGGTGCGGCTGATGCAGGTCAGCACGGTCGATCCCGCGACGGCGGTGCTGCTCGGCGAACGGGTGGGGCGGGGCGAGTTCATCGCCATCGCCGGCGACCGCGTGCCGCTGGCTTCCGGCAAGACGGTGCGCGTGCCCTTTCTCGGCCACGACGCGCCGTTTCCGGTCGGCGCCTACGTGCTGGCCGCGCTGCTGAAATGCCCGCTGCTCATGCTGGGCTGCGTGCGCCAGGGCGACGGGCACCTGGTGTCGTTCGACTCGCTCGCCACGCGTGTCGAGCTGCCGCGCGGTGATCGTGAAGCCGCGCTAATCGCCCATGCCGCCGCGTTCGCCGCACGGCTCGAGGACCTGCTGGTCCACGCGCCCTACGACTGGTTCAACTTCTTTCCCTTCTGGGAGCAGCCGACGGCCGCGCCCATCGCCAGCCGGACGCCGGCCCACCATGACGTCTCCTGAACTTTCCGTGCCCCCCGTCGTGTTCGACGGCGGCCTGCTGACCATCGAAGACATCGCCGCGCTCGCCGGAGGCACCCGCCGCGCCGAACTGTCGACCGAGCCCGCGTTCCGTGCCCGCATCGCGCGTGGCGCCGACTTCCTGGAGCGCCTGCTGCAGGAAGACGGCGTGGTCTACGGCGTGACCACCGGTTATGGCGACTCGTGCACGGTGGCCATCCCCCGCGAGCTGGTGGCGGAACTGCCGCATCACCTCTACACGTACCACGGCTGCGGCGCGGGGCGGATGTTCACGCCCGACGAAACGCGGGCCATCCTGGCCACGCGACTGGCGTCGCTGGCGCGCGGCATGTCCGGTGTCAGTGTCGATCTGCTCGTGCAGCTCGAGACCCTGCTGCGCCACGACGTGCTGCCGATGATTCCGGCCGAGGGATCGGTCGGTGCGAGCGGTGACCTCACGCCCTTGTCCTATGTCGCGGCCGTGCTGTGCGGCGAGCGGGACGTGTGGTTCGAAGGCCGTCGCCAGCCCGCTGCCGAAGTGCTGGCGCGGCTCGGCGTCGCCCCGCTGCGGCTGCGCCCCAAGGAGGGCCTGGCCATCATGAACGGCACGGCGGTGATGACCGCGCTGGCCTGCCTGGCCTGGCGGCGTGCCGAATACCTGTCGCGGCTGGCCTCGCGCCTGACCGCCTGCAACGTGCTGGCGAGCGCGGGCAATGCGCACCACTTCGACGAGACGCTGTTCGCCGTCAAGCCGCATGCCGGCCAACAGCGGGCGGCGGCACGCATCCGGGCCGACCTCGACAGCGACCGGCCGGCGCGCAACGAACAGCGCCTGCAGGACCGCTATTCGCTGCGCTGCGCGCCGCATGTCATCGGCGTGCTGGAAGACGCGCTGCCCTTCTTCCGCCAGCTCGCCGAGAACGAACTCAACAGCGCCAACGACAACCCGATCATCGACGCCGAAGCCGGCCGGGTGCTGCACGGCGGCCACTTCTACGGCGGCCATATCGCCTTCGCCATGGACGGCCTGAAGACGGCGGTCGCCAACATCGCCGACCTGCTCGACCGGCAACTGGCCCTGCTGGTCGACACCCGCTACAACCACGGGCTGCCGGCCAACCTGTCGGGCGCAACCGGGCCACGCGCGGCCATCAATCATGGGCTCAAGGCCTTGCAGATCAGCGTGTCGGCCTGGACCGCCGAGGCGCTCAAGCTGACCATGCCCGCGTCGGTCTTCTCGCGTTCGACCGAATGCCACAACCAGGACAAGGTGAGCATGGGCACCATCGCGGCGCGCGACTGCCTGCGGGTGCTCGAACTCACCGAGCAGGTCGCCGCCGCCATGCTGATCGCCGCCCGGCAGGGCCTGGCCCTGCGCGCGCGCATCGACCCGCAGCTGCGCCCCGGCGCGGCGCTCGCCGGCTTCCAGGCCGCGCTGGAGCAGGTCGTCGCGCTGGTCGAGGAGGACCGCGCGCTCGACGGTGATTTGCAGCTACTCATCGGTCTGGTCCGCGACCGAGCCTGGAACCTGCCATGAGTGCCACGACCGCCGTGACGCCCGACCTGAGCCACGAGATCGAACTGCTGCCGGCCTTCCACGAGATCGACCTGATGGAGGTCGTCTGGCACGGCCACTACCTCAAGTACCTGGAGCAGGCGCGCAGCGCGTTGCTGCGGCGCTTCGACTACGACTTCACCGGCATGCGCGATTCCGGTTTCGCCTGGCCGATCGTCGACGTGCGGCTCAAGTACATCGCGCCGGCCAGGCTGGGCTCGGCGATCCGGGTCCGCGCGCAAATCGTCGAGTGGGAGAACCGCCTGCGCATCGCCTACCGCATCACCGACGCCGCCACCGGCGCCCGGCTGCACGAAGCCACCACGATCCAGCTGGCGGTCGACATGGCCACGGGCAAGACCTGCTTCGTCTGCCCGCCGGTGCTGTGGCAGCGGCTGGGGGTTTCGCCATGAGCTGGAATCGTCGCCGGTGGATGGGCGGGCTCGCCGCCATCGTGTCGGCCGCGCCGGCCGCCATGGCCTTTGCGGAGTCGGCATCGTCGAGCCCCGGCACTTCGGCCCTGGTCGCCGGCGTGCGGTCGCGGCTGGTCGCCGAGCCGGTATTGCGCGGCCTGTTCGAGCAACAGAAACGCGTCACGGGCTTCCGGCATCCGCTGGTCTCGCGGGGCGATTTCCTCGTGCTGCGCGACCGGGGCGTGTTCTGGCACACCCGCGAGCCGTTCGAGTCCACCCTGGTCGTCAGCCGCGACCGCCTGGTCTCCCGCCGCGCCGACGGCAGCATCGCCACGCAGCTCGACGGCCGCGACGAGCCGGCGATCCGGGCGCTCAACGAAACCTTGTTCGCGCTCGTCTCGGCCGACCTGGCGGCGCTGACCGGCCGCTTCGTCATCGAAGGCACCCTGGCCGGCGCCGAAGGCTGGTCGCTGGACCTGCGGCCGAGGGACGCCGGACTGGCACGCTTCGTCACGCGCGTGGGCCTCACCGGCGACCGCTTCGTGCGCAGCGTGACCCTGGCCGAAGCGCAGGGCGACAGCAGCGTCATCCAGTTCAGCCAGCAGGTCGCGGCCAGCCGCGCCAACGCCGATGAGCTCGCGCGTTTTGACTGACGGCCGCCTGCGCCGCTGGTGGGCGCTGGCCGCCGCGCTCTGGCTGGTGGCGGTGCTGGCGGTGGCGGCGCACCAGTGGCGCTTCTGGCATGGCCAGCGGCTCGACACCGACGTGATGGCCTTGCTGCCGGCCAACGAACAGGCACCGGAAATCGGGCTGGCCACGCGCGCGCTGGCCGACAGCGCCGCGCGCGCGGTGGTCGTGATGGTCGGCGCCAGCGATGCGCAGGGCGCGCTGCGGGCGACGACCGCCTGGCGTGCAGCGATGCGCGAGCGCGGCTCGCCGCTGCAGGCAGGCCTTGGCCTGGACCCGGCGCAGCTCGACACCGCGTTGGCGTTCTACCGGCCCTGGCGCAACCGACTGCTGACACAGACGCAGCGCACGCATCTGGCCGCAAGCAGCGACGACGCCCTGGCGGCCGAGGCGCTGCAGGGGCTGTTCCAGCCGGGCGCGGCACCGCGCCTGTCGGCCTGGGCGGCCGACCCGCTCGGGCTGTGGGCTCCGTGGTGGGCGGAGCGGGCGGCATCGAGCCGGGCGCGGCCCCGCGACGGCGAACTGTGGCTGGCCGAAGGGGGTCGGCAATGGATCGTGCTCGCCCTGCAGACGCAGGGTCCGGCCATCTCCCTGAGCGGTGAGCCGTTGCTGGCCGAAGCCCTGGCCGCCGCGCAGGCGGCCGCGGTCGCGGCGGTGCCCTCGGCCCGTGTCCTGGCGGCCGGCGTGCCGCTGCATGCGGAAGCGGCCGCCGTCGGCGCCAGTCGCGAGGTCAACACCATCGGCTGGGGTTCCCTGGCGGCGGTGATGCTGCTGGTCTGGCTCGCCTTTGGATCCTTGCGGCCGATGTTGCTGGTGGCCCTGTCGCTGCTGGTGGGCACCGCCGCCGCGCTGTCGGTCACGGCCCTGGTGTTCCAGCAGGTGCATCTGCTCACGCTGGTTTTCGGCGCCAGCCTGATCGGGGTCGCGGAAGACTACGGCATCCACTATTTCGCCAGCCGGCAGGCCGAGCCCTCGGCGCGGCCCATGGGCCTGATGCGGCGCCTGCTGCCGGGGCTGGCGCTGGCGGTGGCGACCAGCGTCGTCGCATACCTGGTGCTCGGCATCGCACCGTTTCCCGGCCTGCGGCAGATGGCGGTGTTTTCGGCCACCGGGCTGGTCGCCGCCTTCCTCACCGCCGCCTGCTGGTTTCCCTGGCTCGACTGCGGACAGGTGCCGCGCCGCCGCATCGCCGACGCCATCGCACGCAGCCTGACGGCGTGGCCGCGGTGGCACGCGACCCGCTGGGGCTGGATCTTGCTCGCGGCGATCGGCCTGTTGTGCGTGACCGGCTGGTGGCAGCTGCGTTGCGTGGACGATATCCGGCAGTTGCAGAACCCGCCGCCGCGCCTGGTCGCCGAGCAGCGCGAAATGTCGAGCCTGCTCGGACTGCCGGGCGTGGCCCAGTTCTACCTGGTGCGTGGCGCCGACCCGCAGCAGTTGCTGGAGCGCGAGGAAGCGTTGAAGGAGCGGCTCGCACCCCTGGTCGCGCAGGGGCGCTTGTCGGGCTACGAAGCCCTGTCCGACTGGGTGCCGTCCATCCGCCGACAAGAGGCCGACCGCGCGCTCACCGAGCGGGCCGAGACGGCGGTGATGCGCGGCATCGTCGACCACCTCGGCGAGGCACCGCAGCGCGAGGCCTTCGACGCGCGTGCGCTCACGCCGCAGGCCTGGCTGGCCGACCCGGCATTCCGCGCCGGCCATCGCCTCTGGCTCGGCTCCATCGCCGGGGCCCAGACCAGCGTGGTGCTGCTGCGCGGTGTGCACGACAGC
The nucleotide sequence above comes from Xylophilus sp. GOD-11R. Encoded proteins:
- a CDS encoding outer membrane lipoprotein carrier protein LolA — its product is MSWNRRRWMGGLAAIVSAAPAAMAFAESASSSPGTSALVAGVRSRLVAEPVLRGLFEQQKRVTGFRHPLVSRGDFLVLRDRGVFWHTREPFESTLVVSRDRLVSRRADGSIATQLDGRDEPAIRALNETLFALVSADLAALTGRFVIEGTLAGAEGWSLDLRPRDAGLARFVTRVGLTGDRFVRSVTLAEAQGDSSVIQFSQQVAASRANADELARFD
- a CDS encoding MMPL family transporter; this translates as MSSRVLTDGRLRRWWALAAALWLVAVLAVAAHQWRFWHGQRLDTDVMALLPANEQAPEIGLATRALADSAARAVVVMVGASDAQGALRATTAWRAAMRERGSPLQAGLGLDPAQLDTALAFYRPWRNRLLTQTQRTHLAASSDDALAAEALQGLFQPGAAPRLSAWAADPLGLWAPWWAERAASSRARPRDGELWLAEGGRQWIVLALQTQGPAISLSGEPLLAEALAAAQAAAVAAVPSARVLAAGVPLHAEAAAVGASREVNTIGWGSLAAVMLLVWLAFGSLRPMLLVALSLLVGTAAALSVTALVFQQVHLLTLVFGASLIGVAEDYGIHYFASRQAEPSARPMGLMRRLLPGLALAVATSVVAYLVLGIAPFPGLRQMAVFSATGLVAAFLTAACWFPWLDCGQVPRRRIADAIARSLTAWPRWHATRWGWILLAAIGLLCVTGWWQLRCVDDIRQLQNPPPRLVAEQREMSSLLGLPGVAQFYLVRGADPQQLLEREEALKERLAPLVAQGRLSGYEALSDWVPSIRRQEADRALTERAETAVMRGIVDHLGEAPQREAFDARALTPQAWLADPAFRAGHRLWLGSIAGAQTSVVLLRGVHDSAALPALASAADGLAGVRWVDKVAEVSGLLGRYRVSMSWLLVLGHVATFAALFWRYRRAAWRAWVPTLLATGVTLALLGWMGQPLQLFNVLALVLLLGIGADYGIFLLEHRGEGAAWLAVVLGAASTWLSFGLLGLSQTPALRAFGLTLMFGILAVWLLSPLFRQPAQEPAA
- a CDS encoding acyltransferase, coding for MSAATSAPHWAALGESTCVAGIRLLYGLHRVFGRAPLRAILYPVVFWYWATRPVARRASLQYLRRLHAAHGVPARPPGWHASLRHFLSFADTIADKLLALSGRYRFENVHFRGREIVDDLLARGQGGLLVTGHVGCLELCQAVAGHQSGMRLTILVHTLHAERFNRLLRRLDPHSRVRLMQVSTVDPATAVLLGERVGRGEFIAIAGDRVPLASGKTVRVPFLGHDAPFPVGAYVLAALLKCPLLMLGCVRQGDGHLVSFDSLATRVELPRGDREAALIAHAAAFAARLEDLLVHAPYDWFNFFPFWEQPTAAPIASRTPAHHDVS
- a CDS encoding thioesterase family protein, coding for MSATTAVTPDLSHEIELLPAFHEIDLMEVVWHGHYLKYLEQARSALLRRFDYDFTGMRDSGFAWPIVDVRLKYIAPARLGSAIRVRAQIVEWENRLRIAYRITDAATGARLHEATTIQLAVDMATGKTCFVCPPVLWQRLGVSP
- a CDS encoding aromatic amino acid ammonia-lyase, with protein sequence MTSPELSVPPVVFDGGLLTIEDIAALAGGTRRAELSTEPAFRARIARGADFLERLLQEDGVVYGVTTGYGDSCTVAIPRELVAELPHHLYTYHGCGAGRMFTPDETRAILATRLASLARGMSGVSVDLLVQLETLLRHDVLPMIPAEGSVGASGDLTPLSYVAAVLCGERDVWFEGRRQPAAEVLARLGVAPLRLRPKEGLAIMNGTAVMTALACLAWRRAEYLSRLASRLTACNVLASAGNAHHFDETLFAVKPHAGQQRAAARIRADLDSDRPARNEQRLQDRYSLRCAPHVIGVLEDALPFFRQLAENELNSANDNPIIDAEAGRVLHGGHFYGGHIAFAMDGLKTAVANIADLLDRQLALLVDTRYNHGLPANLSGATGPRAAINHGLKALQISVSAWTAEALKLTMPASVFSRSTECHNQDKVSMGTIAARDCLRVLELTEQVAAAMLIAARQGLALRARIDPQLRPGAALAGFQAALEQVVALVEEDRALDGDLQLLIGLVRDRAWNLP